From the Xiphophorus hellerii strain 12219 chromosome 20, Xiphophorus_hellerii-4.1, whole genome shotgun sequence genome, the window taaaagttacatacctTCAGTCTGAACATttcaacaaataacaaaaaaaatttcataacagctttaccttttatttaatgtaaaagtcTAGGGTGCAAATATGGAGATGCTACACAACATGTACCAGTACGACCAGACAGAGAAGAAGATCCTTACACAAAATAATGTGCACATATCTGTGAGCTGGACGTTTCAATTCACTTCTCCTAAATAAGATGTTATATTCAACCATCAATGAGTGTCCGGCTCCAGTCCTCAAGATCTGGTGTCCTGCCAGGATGTCAAAGCTCTACAGAGGCCTGTAGAGGAGCCGTCTTTTCatgtgttgaaccagggaaataaaaacaagcaggaCACCAGCCCCCAAAGACTGACGTTGGACACCACTCATCTGGACACACTGTGATATGCCACATGTGACCATGTAGGTCTAAGATGAGGACTCAGTATTTGGAGTGATAGTGTGGTGAAGCACGAGGTGATCCCAGCCTACAGTCGTGAGTCTGTTGGAATCACCATGAAGCCAACACACACCTTTAGCAAAGTCCTGGTGTCGCCGATCTCTgaatctgtagaaaaaaaaatgcagtttgtttatTGTCTGATGCAGAACACAAGAGTTACTAAGTGAACTGAAAAGACTCACATTTCTTGCAGTTCAGAGTTTATAACAGCAAGGGAGCAGTCGTCACTAACAGAGGCTAGCAAAGGGACACTAGGgtggataaaaaaacaacctgttgaTTTATAAGGAAAAGAGGGGAAAGGAAACaccaaaaagtacattttggcCCATTAAATCTTTACCTATTTGTGGAGAAGGCCAGGCTGTTAACTCTGCggctgtgtatttttttcaccCGTGCCGGTTCTGATCCCAGGAAATCTTTGACAGACACATTGCCCATCTCATCGCCTGAAAGAAAACGAGAATGATAATGTgaagaagcaagaaaaaaaaaaaaaaatgggaggGAAGGAGAATTGAGCTCCTGTCAGTCATTAATCTGCTGATGGACCTTACCAAACGCAATAGTGCTTCTCTGGTGGGGGTGCCAAACAGCAGTGGTGGGAGAGCAACTGGGAAACTCAACATCTGCAACAAACCACAGAAGTAAACAAACCTTTCACTGTAAAGCTGACTTATCAAGAAAGTAGTCCAGTTTAAGACATCATGCTACAGTAGCCTGCTTACCTATTCTTGAGGCTGGTTTATCTGGCTTCCTCCTGTCCCACATCAACACACGACCATCCTGAGAGAAAGGAAACAACACTGAAAactctattattattattactatctATTAACCTGCAGGACATTTTTCCCCCTTTGTGTGTCAGAATCTGCAGGTTGGGTTAAATAACTATGATTTCTCCTTAACACATTActataaataaaaccacaacattGAAAGGAATCCTACTTGGCCACAGGAGACAAAGAGAGACTCATCTGTAGGACTGCAGGCAACACAATTAACAGGCTCTGTGTGAACTGcaaggagaaaaataaagaaggtCTAGACGTTTGTTGTATTCAAACTACATTCAAGATGAATTCACTTTTAAACAGTTGATGAAATTTACTACAACCATGCCAACTTGTtgtctgaataaaaaacaatttgatttcAACTTGCtattgagggttttttttttttttgatgaaatgGATTTTTAGATGTTCTCTTACCATTGTAGGTGGTGACAACTGTTTCCTGACTGAGGTCCCAGACTTTAATTCTGTTTAAAAGATATAGGAATAAAATGGATGTACAGAGAAcacaaaaaagaggaaaggaaaaaagttAAGTTGATAAAAAcgcaaattaaagttttgttttctgataatcattctttttttttaacgtctgtcaaattttaaataaaaaacaaatacatttgcGGGGAAAGTAGTCCATGACTAAAGTGGAGCCAAAATGCTAACttgcttttcaaataaaaaaattaaaatctcagaAGTACAGGTTGATTCTCCCTTTTATCTCAcaccactaaataaaatgtaataaaacaaaattcccCTTCATTGTCACCCAGTTTGTAAATAGTGTGTTACTTAATCTCAGTCTAAATTCAGCTGTTGtgtgaaggcctcagatgtttgttagggaacattagtgaacaaacagaatcatgaagaccaaggaacacatcAGAAAGATCAGGAATAAAGTAGAGGAGGAATTTAGAGAATGGTTAATTTATTGATACACCCCAAACACTGAACATCTTAGGGAGTACTGTTCATACCATTAGCTGAAAAAATGGGAAGAGTAAAGAACAAGTGCAAACCTAACATACAGATGGCCTTCCACTTAATATATTAGTCACAGAGAGACTAAATAAGTCTATGGTAACATTGGCACTGCAAATTCACAGCTcaggtgtggaaaaaaaatcagctgacAGGATAACTATCAAGTTGTGCACTTTAAAAATCTCATATACTATGATTTTCATATAATAGGATATGAAAATGGAAGTTCAGAAACACTCATCAAATATGACTGAGGTATTTTGGAAATAGGAACAGGCAAAAATATCATTTCTCTAGACGTACAAAACTAGTTGTGACATACCCCAAAACCTTCCAGCTGTTATGGTGGGTCTACAATGTATTGATGAAGCTGAATACAAATAAGTCAAACATCAAATGTTTGAtttgtaatttataaaaaaacaaaaaaacatctagaGATTACTTCTACTTCAGAATTTTGCTGCACTTGGTACTGGTCTATCACGTAAAGTCTGTTCAAgtttttacatgacaaaatgttaaaagctcATAAACATCTTTATATATTTATCTATGACATATGCATCGCTCTATGTGTGAACTACTCTCTAACCTGCAGTCCATGCTGCCAGTGACAGCACTGCTCGCTCCAGTAATGGGGCTCACAGTGGTGACAATGTGGTCATGCTCATATCTGGTGAAGCGATTCATCAACAGGCGCTCATCCTCTGCCAGTTCCCAGAGCTCCAGGGCACCTGCACAGAACAAATAACCAAAAGAAATCCATTTTCATCCCAGTCTGAAGTCACTGTGGTTCAGCCAGATTCTGTGAAGTTAGGCCTTACCCGAATCTGAGGCTACAGCCACTCCCTTTTCAGCCACCCACTGGAGATCTGTGACCCCAGCCTCAGTCTGCACACCAGCTTTGCAGAACCCCTCGCTGGGGGCTTGCTCCGGTTCGCTGTAGATCCAAACGGATCCTTGCCAGTTTCTGCCAGAGAGGCTGGAGGCTCCCAGCAGCAGCGTGCCATCTGTAgagaaaagcaaacaacaaatatattgaAAAAGATCTTTCCGTTCCACGTTATGTGAACACAAATGTTCTTGAAAACTGTTGGCACATTGTAGTTAATCATAATTTTATCATATGGAAGTAGCAAAACTGCCGAACTGTAGACATGACGACCCAGCAAAACCACGTGTTTTCCTCCAGTGTTCCGGCTAGCTGCTTCTTACCTGCTCGGTACTGAGCCGCGCACAGGTGCTTCTCCATGCAGGCAGGGGCGTTGGGAGGTATTTTCCACGGGTTTTCCTTAATCATGTTGGTGTCCACTGTACTTTTCATCCAAACTGCAGCCCTGGAGTCTTCACTCTCTACAACGAGATGCTTTTACTTCGAAAGCAGCTTCTGCAGCAGCTAGCTAGCGCCGATATAAAGACGCCGCTCCTTCTGTCTCTGGTCTGCTTAAGGCGCCGATATAAATCAGTTTGTTCAAAAGCGATAATAATGGCCCCGCTTTATAAAATATGGAGCTTAAAATGATCgttttcaaaatgaatgaaaaactggACAAACATAAAACCAGCGAACACAAACTTCCTGCTTCCTCTACGTTTCTTCTTGTTGGATTTTTGGAACTATTTACGAGGTACTGCCATCTCCTGgtcgaataaaataaaataaaatgtatgcatttgGGAATTACTCTTAATTtaaattgatcatttaaaataacgcaaagcagaataaaataaaaatcaagaggGAGGGGAGATAAataatttctgtatttctgGAAATCCACTCTTGATTTTATGCACCAAATTAAGCATTTGTTTAgtcttaaaattatttcagatttatgaaacttgactttttttcattcaaaaactTTGACCACCTTAGATTCTAAATTTAGCACATTGCCCAAAAGTAAAGACATGAAGCAAAAGCTTTTCGGTAAAACattagaaacttttttctgacaGTGATAATCGTCACCTTTTTAACCTTCAAGGAATGCTGTCTAAGGATAAACTtgctttttttacattttaaagttcaatATACTTTCAAAGGACAAACTTAGAACTATTTTTTACCCCAAAACAATATCTGCAAAGTTATTCAAGAAGGCAAATGTTGGGTGTTTTTAGTCCTGGCTTTctgacatattttaattttgctgggctttaaaaataaaataaaaatattcttgcaTACCAAAAAAACCTCTCTGTGCATTCCTCACTGCTAAAAGAATTTATATTCCTGTAAACACCCTGGCTCACAGATGGTAATATGATACAATTTAACagctttgtatttttaataggaataataaataaatgctgtttaATTCATATTGATGATCCTGAagcaattaaaacaaagatttactgaatatttaatgctaatattatgtattttacttgCAGAACTTTAATATATAAAGAGGAGGTTTTTATGCTAGTCATGGTAACATTCAGAAAGAGGATAAACACTTTAAGAAACTATTATCCAAACAATAAAGGAATCGATAAATACAAGTGTGTAGCTTTGACACACCAGCTATCATGTATAATTATTCACAAGTGAGACAAGGAAAATGCAATTGTAAATTCTTACTAGAAATGATCTGATCACAATCAAGCACATGCTCATctaacaaaataatatttatgagATACATTTCACTCCTCTCTGTCTTATACACCCTCCAATTTTTTAAACGCTCCACTCCACTGCACTTGATAATGTTATACAGGTTTAACCCTTGTTGCCAATCAGTGTTCAGGTACTGCTGAGACATAGCCCAAAAGGAAGGATGGAGGTGTTAGAATTTCTAAACAGGAAACAATATTAGACGactaaaaatggagaaaaagtaGTAAGAAAAATGTACTGCTCAGACAGGAGAACAATTTTTTAATAAGACAACTTTGATGCACCCCACAAGTAGAAGAAGACAGGTATTATTGAAAGAATGTCCAAAAAGTCACTTAGCTTTTGCTGCAAGTTATTAATGAGACAAACAACAAAGACGCAGATAGGTACAATGTAAACCAAATAGATTTTAATGGCGAGGTTAACGTGATCGAGAAACATGAACTAACCGGAAGTCAGTTGAATATAGTGTTATCAGTAACGTCACAACTTATTtcatgattttttatttctgatttaccacaaatatgttttgtaataTATATGTAATTAAATCGTGTAGGATCTTTAGACGTTCTTCAAGAATAAGACGATAAATATTAGGATAAACCCTTTTAATGTGTTTGAAtcgttttattttgaaagtaagTCAACGGAAGCCAGAATAGAATAGCCGTTAGCTTCACAGGTCTCACTGCCTGCCTAAAATCGATAGGTGATTGGCTTTCTAGCAGCTTAGGATTCTGTGGGTCTTGTTACCGTACCCACCTAAGGTAAGGACGCAGGCATGTCAGGGGGTTACGAGGAATGATTTTCCGCTATGTGTCGTCGATACAATCTAATGgcagctcttcttcttcttttttttttttttaactatttaaaacGTTACTCGTTCCAACTGCAGCCTTTGTCTAAAGTGTTTGATATTTCAGGCCAGCCGTTGATTGTAGCTAACGTTAGCTGTCTGGAGGTCTGTACCTGTCCACGCTGAGTGACACTTGGCGGacagctgctcctgctgctgctgctcagtggGTTAGCTGTCTGCTGATGTGGGCACTCTGGACCACAGCCAGCTGCTACGTGACATTATAGGATGAGGGGGGGCTGTTACCTGGAGTCAGACCTCAGACATCACTGCTGTAGTCGGTCATTTAAGGtgaatttaaactgaattttaaatgGTGATGGTCttacttttcttttgaaattagGGACTGAAGAGctcattaaaaattacagtaatttgTCTAATTGACATCGTAAAACGTATTCCAACAAGCGTATACATTTCAAGCTTTTATAGGGTAATGGTAGTTTTTACTAGATATAACTATGTTTTATGGCCCTGTGCATGTAATAGTAATAGGCTGCTTGCAGATGCAGACAAAGGTGTCAGCGACCCTGGCAaagatgtgagaaaaaaaaaaccacagcagCATGATCTGACAGAgacaatttttgaaaaagcCAAACTTTTTGAATATGGTACATTTATTGATATTCAgtaaaaagtgattttcacaAAATTTCCATTGGCACAATTGTTGGTACTCCTTTGTCTTGACTTGGCCTTGCCAGTAGCACATACAGGTacacataaaaaattaagagaactgtgaaaaagctcaatattttttgtcaacaATTTCACTTATAGACATTTATATCTTATGtagatttattaaaatatagtgatttatttcatgcctttatttattgtaattttgatgattatgactTACAGgtaacaaaaacccaaaattcagtgtctcaaaaaaaagacaatattctaaaaaaaaggtcttgggttcgaatcccagtccggggtctttctgcatggaatttgcatgttttccctgtgcatgcgtgggttttcctggggtactctggcttcttgccacagtccaaaaacatgagttaattggtctttctaaattatCTTTAGGTGTGAGTGTATACGTGCATGTTACATGTTACATGTACGTGTTAGTTTGTCctatctctgtgttgccctgtgatgggaTTATCAACCTGTGCACCCCACCTCTCGCCTGATGACAGGCACCAGCTCCACTCACGACCCTGCAAGGACAAGCATGTTAgataatgaatgaatggatggatagatgaaaaagttaaatattggaCGCAACTGCAGTCTTGAGCAGATTGTCGAGCAAAAGCCATGCAAGAATTTGTGGGAGCTTCACAAGGAGTGGACTAAAGCGGGAGTCAACATATTAAGAGCCACCACACACAGACAAATCCTAACTGTTGGCTACAAATCTTGCCTTCCTCATTTCAAGCCACTCCTGATGATGTCAAAAGAGTCTCATATGAACTAAGAAGAAAAATAGCTTTGGACCCCATTTGTTCAGTGGTCCAAAGTTAtctttttatgtgaaaataaagcTTTACTTTCATTTGAAATCAAGATCCCATTGTCTGGAGGAAGGATGGAGAGGTACAAAATCCTCATTGGTTGAAGTGTAGTCAGTCATGATTTGAGATGCAGTGTCATCTGCTAGTGTTAGTCCACTGTGTTTGCTGAAGTCCTCAGTCAATGCAGCCATCGAAGAGAAAATGtcagagcacttcatgcttcttTCTGCTGAGAAGCTGAATGGagatgttgattttattttcaagaagAACTTGGCAATGGTCTGCACTGACAAAGGAACTAAAAGCTGATTCCATGGTGTTCTGGTGTTCGATTGGCCAGAAAACCAACTAATCAAAACCCCACAGAGAATCCATGGAGTAGCATTGTCAAGAagaagatgagagacaccaAAACAAGCGACGTAGATGACTTAAAGGCAGCCATCAAAGCGATGTGAACTTTTAtcctcagcagaaccacagactGATCACCTCCATtctgcattgatgcagtaattaaTGTAAAAGCAGGCCCAACCAAATATTGACTGCATAGAAATACTTTTCAGAAGCCTGACATTTCTGTTGAAAGTATTTCTTGTTTTACTGATCTTCTGTAGTACTCTAATTTTCAGattgaattttgggtttttattagtaagccataatcatcaaattaataataatattcattaataatcaaaaaatagtctttttcactttgtgtttaatgaatcaataaaacaaaagtttaactttataacaaaaatatttaaccttttcacaatattcaaaCCTACTGAGTTGGTTTGAACGTTGTCAAAGTTTTCTTAAGGTTTGAACTAAAGCAGCATAATATATTGAATTGCAATCCTCATCGCAGTGTGTACTGTTTTTAGTCAGATATTGCATTTCAAATGCATGAATGCCCATAATAAGTTTGACTGATAGTGCAGACCTTCAAAGCCTTTGATGTCCACAACTGATATTTTAACAGCCAAAATACTAAATTACTAAATAACCATCGTGTTCCCCTCTGGACTCTTGTGATTAAAACGTTGGATGAGCTCACTCCTTTTTAACTTCAGTGTTGTGTCCAAAATTATCAACTGATGTAGATTTGATTTGGGCTGATTGGTTtcaatgaaatttatttttatgattgttTGTAATTTGATCTCAGGTTTTATGGTTTTGAAATCTGCAGAAAACTGTTACTGTCAACTCTGAATTTCTCATTCTTGTACACAGCTGAGTTATGGTTAATGTTGCTTTTTACTGTGACTGCAATAACTATTTTTTTCAACTTCCACACAAAGAAATCAGatgttgaggtttttttttttttgcttgatgtTGGGGAACATGTACAAATGAATGTGGGAGCTCTTTTGCATGTGTGCATCATCTTTCGTCTGGCCGTGCTTGTCAGCTTGCATCCATtgcatttccataaaaaaatggtttgaagtttaatttctaataaaacatttttaccaccAAAAGACCTtctgctttccttttttaaGGGTCATTGTTACTAACTATTTGTTGCAGGTAACCCTGTTACTTTCCTGCacattcattttgaaaatattcatcTCATATCATATGttgcatttgagaaaaaaaccaGTCTGTTAGGTAAGGGAATAATTCTTCTGATTAATATGAAAAGGGTAACGAAGACTTtcctgtgatttaaaaaaaaattttttttttaaaggaggcTTGATGATTATTTCgcctatttttttcttacaatctttaaaaatgtttctgtggagCCTTTTATGTTTGAGACTGGCAGTTTGTAACAAAGTTGGTTCTTTGTTCAACAGTTTCCATATTTAGAAAGGACATAAAACCTTTATTAcacatttaattattaataataattaatacacatttttaatgttgcatttttaaactttaaatttctgTCTATTATTTTGTGATTCTATGGGAGACTCCA encodes:
- the wdr77 gene encoding methylosome protein WDR77; protein product: MKSTVDTNMIKENPWKIPPNAPACMEKHLCAAQYRADGTLLLGASSLSGRNWQGSVWIYSEPEQAPSEGFCKAGVQTEAGVTDLQWVAEKGVAVASDSGALELWELAEDERLLMNRFTRYEHDHIVTTVSPITGASSAVTGSMDCRIKVWDLSQETVVTTYNVHTEPVNCVACSPTDESLFVSCGQDGRVLMWDRRKPDKPASRIDVEFPSCSPTTAVWHPHQRSTIAFGDEMGNVSVKDFLGSEPARVKKIHSRRVNSLAFSTNSVPLLASVSDDCSLAVINSELQEIFRDRRHQDFAKGVCWLHGDSNRLTTVGWDHLVLHHTITPNTESSS